A stretch of the Cellulomonas sp. WB94 genome encodes the following:
- a CDS encoding DUF6458 family protein, whose translation MGIGGGIGLMIIGAILAFAVRDNVSGVDLTMIGYICIAGGALALILSLVLNAQRANTTHREVIERHDDTRLPPPVV comes from the coding sequence ATGGGTATCGGTGGCGGAATCGGCCTGATGATCATCGGCGCCATCCTGGCGTTCGCGGTGCGCGACAACGTCAGCGGTGTCGACCTCACGATGATCGGCTACATCTGCATCGCCGGGGGTGCTCTCGCGCTGATCCTGAGCCTGGTGCTCAACGCACAGCGCGCGAACACGACCCACCGCGAGGTCATCGAGCGGCACGACGACACGAGGCTGCCGCCGCCCGTCGTCTGA
- a CDS encoding alpha/beta hydrolase — MANFGNPHVVLVPGFWLGAWAWDDVVGPLRDAGLEPHAVTLPGLESVEADRSAVTREDHVGSVVRLVESLPPGVLLVGHSGGGALVGEVVDRVPERVRRAVYVDSGPLADGAAISPDLPSDAVEIPLPSWASLEAVGTSAEGLDDAMRAAFRARDVPHPAGPAREPVRVSDPRRLAVPVTVICSSLPSEVLRTLAHSGPPLHTELGDLDVTYVDVPTGHWPMLSRPAELAAAIIASASS, encoded by the coding sequence ATGGCGAACTTCGGGAACCCTCATGTCGTGCTCGTCCCCGGCTTCTGGCTCGGCGCCTGGGCCTGGGACGACGTCGTCGGGCCCCTGCGCGACGCGGGGCTCGAACCCCACGCCGTGACGCTGCCAGGGCTGGAGTCGGTGGAGGCCGACCGGTCGGCCGTCACGCGCGAGGACCACGTGGGCAGCGTCGTCCGGCTCGTCGAGTCGCTCCCGCCCGGGGTGCTGCTCGTGGGGCACAGCGGTGGCGGTGCGCTCGTCGGCGAGGTCGTCGACCGGGTGCCCGAGCGCGTGCGCCGCGCGGTCTACGTCGACAGCGGCCCACTCGCGGACGGCGCGGCCATCTCCCCCGACCTACCGTCGGATGCCGTGGAGATACCGCTGCCGTCGTGGGCGTCCCTCGAGGCTGTCGGGACGAGCGCCGAGGGGCTGGACGACGCCATGCGAGCCGCATTCCGGGCGCGTGACGTGCCGCACCCCGCGGGCCCGGCGCGCGAGCCCGTGCGGGTCAGCGACCCACGGCGCCTCGCCGTGCCGGTCACGGTGATCTGCTCGAGCCTGCCGTCCGAGGTGCTGCGCACCCTCGCGCACTCCGGCCCGCCGCTCCACACCGAGCTGGGCGACCTCGATGTCACCTACGTCGACGTGCCGACCGGCCACTGGCCGATGCTGTCACGACCCGCGGAGCTCGCCGCCGCGATCATCGCGTCGGCGAGCTCCTGA
- a CDS encoding MBL fold metallo-hydrolase — MSGSRHETAGVVAREIAPDVHCLGPWGRVQNDVYLVRSGSSWVLIDAGWAQDGPRIERAAELLLGPGTRPSAILLTHCHPDHAGAARELARAWGCAVWMHPAELPFATGDFAGMRAFAGPLDRLVVLPLMRAMGTRRREAVLARSSLGEVARTFEPGAEVPGLPGWECIPTPGHTPGHVSYFRPADRVLISGDAVMTLKVNTVPGLLLQQPGLSGPPWYTTWSQRAARESIRTLAGLAPTVLAGGHGAPMTDARTAARLRAFAGLAATD; from the coding sequence ATGAGCGGGTCGCGCCACGAGACCGCCGGCGTCGTCGCGCGGGAGATCGCCCCGGACGTGCACTGCCTCGGGCCGTGGGGACGCGTGCAGAACGACGTCTACCTCGTGCGGTCCGGCTCGTCGTGGGTGCTGATCGACGCCGGCTGGGCGCAGGACGGCCCTCGGATCGAGCGGGCCGCCGAGTTGCTGCTCGGCCCCGGCACGAGGCCGTCCGCGATCCTGCTGACCCACTGCCACCCGGACCACGCCGGTGCTGCCCGCGAGCTGGCACGCGCCTGGGGCTGTGCCGTCTGGATGCATCCGGCCGAGCTGCCGTTCGCGACCGGTGACTTCGCCGGCATGCGAGCGTTCGCGGGGCCGCTCGATCGGCTCGTGGTGCTACCGCTGATGCGGGCGATGGGCACGCGCCGACGCGAGGCGGTGCTCGCCCGGTCGAGCCTCGGCGAGGTCGCCCGCACGTTCGAACCCGGCGCCGAGGTCCCCGGCCTGCCGGGCTGGGAGTGCATCCCGACGCCGGGTCACACGCCCGGGCACGTCTCCTACTTCCGACCCGCTGACCGGGTCCTGATCAGCGGTGACGCCGTCATGACCCTCAAGGTCAACACCGTGCCGGGGCTGCTGCTGCAGCAGCCGGGCCTCTCGGGGCCGCCCTGGTACACGACGTGGAGCCAACGCGCCGCCCGGGAGTCGATCCGCACGCTCGCAGGCCTCGCGCCCACCGTGCTCGCCGGCGGCCACGGCGCGCCCATGACCGATGCCCGAACGGCGGCCCGGCTGCGGGCCTTCGCCGGGCTCGCAGCGACGGACTGA
- a CDS encoding ribonuclease E inhibitor RraB: MDLESLVDQQRQKTAETWSVLLDHGLREGSPLDVETFFFADDEAAAVSLVEALAAEGTTATTESFQAKAGLFRKKTVWAVQADSALPVASLAVLADLTEAMVRQAARAGAVYDGWGAQIPES; encoded by the coding sequence GTGGACCTGGAGTCGCTCGTCGATCAGCAGAGGCAGAAGACCGCCGAGACGTGGTCCGTGCTTCTCGACCACGGGCTCCGAGAGGGATCACCCCTCGACGTCGAGACCTTCTTCTTCGCCGACGACGAAGCTGCCGCCGTCTCGCTCGTCGAGGCACTCGCGGCCGAGGGGACGACCGCCACGACGGAGTCGTTCCAGGCCAAGGCCGGGCTCTTCCGGAAGAAGACGGTGTGGGCCGTGCAGGCCGACTCGGCCCTCCCTGTCGCCTCTCTCGCGGTGCTGGCTGATCTGACGGAGGCCATGGTCCGGCAGGCCGCCCGCGCCGGAGCCGTCTACGACGGTTGGGGCGCCCAGATCCCTGAGTCGTAG
- a CDS encoding NHL domain-containing thioredoxin family protein codes for MTERALRLPRVRASELVGRGWLNTGGRDVTLADLRGKVVVLDFWTFCCINCLHVLDELRTLEEQYRDVLVIVGVHSPKFLHEADPVALAAAVDRYEVRHPVLDDPDLTTWSAYTARAWPTLVVIDPEGYVVAHMAGEGHLHNLEVLVAELVRAHEAAGTLHRGDGPYVPPEPTSGTLRFPAKAIALAGGTFLVADAGHHSLAELAPDGETLVRRIGSGMRGPADGGPDDARFSEPNGLCLVPDELRAEVGYDVLVADTVNHALRGVRLADGTVTTVAGTGEQYMVGGADNVVARPGDDSGTDRSGVGYDGPALDVRLSSPWDVVWSPVVGAFVIAMAGNHTLWAFDPVLGRITRLAGTMNEGLVDGPAADAWFAQTSGLAVDTAGRLWLADSEVSALRFLDGGGPAAPATATAGASATVGTAVGAGLFDFGHRDGPADQALLQHPLGVAVLPDGSIAVADTYNGAIRRYASPAPDAPEGSVGEVTTLATGLAEPSGVVVEVAGDAIRLVVVESGAHRLTRIGLPAALAGELLDSGAHRTQRPVTDLAPGEVRLDVVFTPAVGQKYDDRYGPSTRLQVSATPPGLLLDGAGDDVALTRVLRLDPAVTEGVLHVTAHAASCDADPSVEYPACHLNAQDWGVPVRVVAGAASELTLPLHG; via the coding sequence GTGACCGAACGTGCCCTGCGCCTGCCCCGCGTCCGTGCCTCCGAGCTCGTCGGACGCGGCTGGCTCAACACCGGCGGCCGCGACGTCACGCTGGCGGACCTGCGCGGCAAGGTCGTCGTGCTGGACTTCTGGACCTTCTGCTGCATCAACTGCCTGCACGTCCTCGACGAGCTGCGCACGCTCGAGGAGCAGTACCGCGACGTGCTGGTCATCGTCGGGGTGCACTCCCCGAAGTTCCTGCACGAGGCGGACCCGGTCGCGCTCGCGGCCGCGGTCGACCGCTACGAGGTGCGCCATCCCGTCCTCGACGACCCGGACCTGACGACCTGGTCGGCGTACACGGCGCGGGCCTGGCCGACGCTCGTCGTGATCGACCCCGAGGGGTACGTCGTCGCTCACATGGCGGGCGAGGGTCACCTGCACAACCTCGAGGTCCTGGTCGCGGAGCTCGTGCGCGCGCACGAGGCCGCTGGGACGCTGCACCGCGGCGACGGCCCGTACGTGCCGCCCGAGCCGACGTCGGGCACGTTGCGCTTCCCCGCGAAGGCGATCGCGCTCGCGGGCGGCACCTTCCTCGTGGCCGACGCCGGGCACCACAGCCTCGCCGAGCTCGCGCCCGACGGCGAGACCCTCGTGCGGCGGATCGGCTCCGGGATGCGCGGACCGGCTGACGGCGGGCCCGACGACGCGCGGTTCAGCGAGCCCAACGGACTGTGCCTCGTGCCCGACGAGCTGCGGGCGGAGGTCGGCTACGACGTGCTCGTCGCCGACACGGTCAACCACGCGCTGCGCGGCGTGCGGCTCGCGGACGGCACGGTCACGACGGTGGCTGGGACGGGCGAGCAGTACATGGTCGGCGGCGCGGACAACGTCGTGGCGCGGCCCGGTGACGACTCGGGCACCGACCGCTCGGGCGTCGGGTACGACGGGCCCGCTCTCGACGTCCGGCTCTCGTCCCCGTGGGACGTCGTCTGGTCGCCCGTCGTGGGCGCGTTCGTCATCGCCATGGCCGGCAACCACACGCTGTGGGCGTTCGACCCGGTGCTCGGCCGGATCACGCGGCTCGCCGGCACGATGAACGAGGGGCTGGTCGACGGCCCGGCCGCCGATGCCTGGTTCGCCCAGACCTCAGGGCTCGCAGTCGACACGGCCGGGCGGCTGTGGCTGGCCGACTCGGAGGTGTCCGCGCTGCGGTTCCTCGACGGCGGCGGACCAGCGGCACCGGCGACGGCGACCGCCGGGGCGTCCGCCACCGTCGGCACGGCCGTCGGGGCCGGGCTGTTCGACTTCGGCCACCGCGACGGCCCTGCGGACCAGGCCCTCCTCCAGCACCCCCTCGGCGTCGCAGTGCTGCCCGACGGCTCGATCGCGGTCGCCGACACGTACAACGGCGCGATCCGCCGCTACGCGTCCCCGGCCCCGGACGCCCCCGAGGGCAGCGTGGGCGAGGTGACGACGCTCGCGACCGGTCTCGCCGAGCCGAGCGGGGTCGTCGTGGAGGTCGCCGGCGACGCCATCCGGCTCGTCGTCGTCGAGTCCGGCGCGCACCGGCTGACGCGCATCGGGCTGCCCGCGGCGCTCGCGGGCGAGCTCCTCGACTCGGGCGCGCACCGCACGCAGCGACCTGTGACCGACCTGGCGCCGGGCGAGGTGCGGCTCGACGTGGTGTTCACGCCCGCCGTCGGGCAGAAGTACGACGACCGGTACGGTCCCTCGACGCGCCTGCAGGTGTCGGCGACGCCGCCCGGGCTGCTGCTCGACGGCGCGGGCGACGACGTCGCGCTGACCCGGGTGCTGCGCCTCGACCCCGCCGTGACCGAGGGGGTGCTGCACGTGACTGCGCACGCCGCGAGCTGCGACGCCGACCCGTCCGTCGAGTACCCCGCCTGCCACCTCAACGCGCAGGACTGGGGTGTGCCGGTCCGGGTCGTCGCGGGTGCGGCGTCCGAGCTCACGCTGCCGCTGCACGGCTGA
- a CDS encoding sensor domain-containing diguanylate cyclase: MERASEAARGRRSATPAMTGVRGLALAAHRLDRAEKISELVDAAAALAHELLGAQSVSVSRIEQDTCRTLSVYPPPAEPVTVSSATGSTRVTVRSADRPALRTLIREHSSWVAHAPDESGVDWGDAVECEALRASGQVTGLGSPIIVNGHVWGQILATRDVGQPLFEVDDVATAEVVSALTAGALARVDLDEQVRHLVADDPLTGLGNRRVADHAAEIALMSDLEMCVVMCDVDGLKRVNDEFGHDAGDDLLRSVADVLRRAQDQLPGTTVARLGGDEFCLVTIGLPRDEVKRTLARTIRKYPLVNGAAISWGVASTADGRPEHARTLFRRADAAQYQAKRRRARAVRAEASSASAAAVTVDKVIAAGVGAILNAQSGLVPRLCALAASATGAMGGASWSVLRDAEDGGVVAVARGGMPSDDPGQVRTLAVASDPWVVEVETTAPEESSAPFAEALLLLLDLAVQGAS; this comes from the coding sequence GTGGAACGTGCCAGCGAGGCAGCCCGAGGGCGACGGTCGGCGACCCCTGCCATGACCGGCGTGCGTGGGCTCGCGCTCGCGGCGCACCGGCTCGACCGCGCGGAGAAGATCAGTGAGCTCGTCGACGCCGCCGCGGCGCTCGCGCACGAGCTGCTCGGCGCCCAGTCGGTCTCCGTGTCCCGCATCGAGCAGGACACGTGCCGCACCCTGTCCGTGTACCCGCCGCCCGCCGAGCCCGTCACGGTCAGCAGCGCCACCGGCTCGACCCGGGTCACCGTCCGCTCCGCCGACCGGCCCGCGCTGCGCACCCTCATCCGGGAGCACAGCAGCTGGGTCGCGCACGCGCCGGACGAGTCGGGGGTCGACTGGGGCGACGCGGTCGAGTGCGAGGCGCTCCGGGCGTCCGGTCAGGTCACCGGGCTCGGCTCCCCCATCATCGTCAACGGCCACGTGTGGGGCCAGATCCTCGCGACGCGCGACGTCGGGCAGCCGCTGTTCGAGGTCGACGACGTCGCCACCGCCGAGGTGGTCTCGGCGCTGACCGCCGGGGCCCTGGCCCGCGTCGACCTGGACGAGCAGGTGCGGCACCTCGTCGCCGACGACCCTCTGACCGGTCTCGGCAACCGCCGCGTCGCCGACCACGCCGCCGAGATCGCCCTCATGTCCGACCTCGAGATGTGCGTCGTCATGTGCGACGTCGACGGCCTCAAGCGCGTCAACGACGAGTTCGGCCACGACGCGGGCGACGACCTCCTGCGCTCCGTCGCGGACGTGCTGCGGCGCGCCCAGGACCAGCTGCCCGGGACGACGGTGGCCCGGCTCGGCGGCGACGAGTTCTGCCTCGTGACCATCGGGCTCCCGCGCGACGAGGTCAAGCGGACCCTCGCCCGGACCATCCGCAAGTACCCCCTCGTGAACGGCGCCGCGATCTCCTGGGGCGTCGCGTCGACCGCCGACGGCCGCCCTGAGCACGCGCGCACGCTGTTCCGTCGCGCGGACGCCGCGCAGTACCAGGCCAAGCGTCGTCGGGCCCGGGCGGTCCGTGCCGAGGCGTCGAGCGCGTCGGCCGCGGCCGTGACCGTCGACAAGGTCATCGCCGCGGGGGTCGGCGCGATCCTCAACGCGCAGTCGGGCCTCGTGCCGCGGCTGTGCGCGCTCGCAGCGTCCGCGACGGGCGCGATGGGCGGCGCGTCGTGGTCGGTGCTGCGCGACGCGGAGGACGGCGGCGTGGTGGCGGTCGCCCGCGGCGGGATGCCCTCCGACGACCCCGGTCAGGTGCGCACGCTGGCCGTCGCGAGCGACCCGTGGGTCGTCGAGGTCGAGACGACGGCACCCGAGGAGAGCTCGGCGCCGTTCGCCGAGGCGCTGCTGCTCCTGCTCGACCTGGCGGTCCAGGGCGCGAGCTGA
- a CDS encoding methyltransferase has translation MRGPARAAYRPVTQRLEVTFLPGLGEIVAEEITERLAPPRPPRPVPGREDALLVDHVGRLERALSLRTAVAVFLVLTFDVPRPKSLTSGEHLPRIADAMATSVRLGAARTFRFEAAGHDSTVFQRLAAELARATGLVHDDAEGEVVVRFRRTPRNDQPGATRAPADVAGWDVLVRLGGRPLSARPWRVADFPGAVNATIAAAIVRIVGAQADDRVANLMCGSGTLLVERLLAGPAAAAVGVDIDPAAIGATQENLAAAGLADRAQVVRADVTAAGGSWRDAGPFDLVLADPPWGALHGSHVTNPALHSDLLRVAHEVSAPGAHLVVLTHEIKVMERCIREADAHWRVRAELRVFAKGHHPRIYVLEHV, from the coding sequence TTGCGCGGACCCGCGCGCGCGGCCTACCGGCCCGTCACGCAGCGGCTCGAGGTGACCTTCCTGCCGGGCCTCGGCGAGATCGTCGCCGAGGAGATCACCGAGCGCCTCGCGCCGCCGCGCCCGCCCCGCCCGGTGCCGGGTCGCGAGGACGCGCTGCTCGTCGACCACGTCGGTCGGCTCGAGCGTGCCCTGTCCCTGCGCACCGCGGTCGCCGTGTTCCTCGTGCTGACGTTCGACGTGCCGCGACCCAAGTCGCTGACGAGCGGCGAGCACCTGCCGCGCATCGCCGACGCGATGGCGACCTCCGTGCGGCTCGGGGCGGCGCGCACGTTCCGGTTCGAGGCGGCCGGCCACGACTCGACGGTGTTCCAGCGGCTCGCCGCGGAGCTCGCCCGCGCCACGGGCCTGGTGCACGACGACGCGGAGGGCGAGGTCGTCGTCCGCTTCCGCCGCACCCCACGGAACGACCAGCCCGGTGCGACGCGTGCGCCGGCGGACGTGGCCGGCTGGGACGTGCTCGTGCGGCTCGGCGGACGGCCGCTGTCCGCGCGCCCGTGGCGGGTCGCAGACTTCCCGGGCGCGGTCAACGCGACCATCGCGGCCGCGATCGTCCGGATCGTGGGGGCCCAGGCGGACGACCGTGTCGCCAACCTCATGTGCGGGTCGGGGACCCTGCTCGTCGAGCGCCTGCTCGCGGGACCCGCCGCGGCCGCGGTGGGCGTCGACATCGACCCCGCCGCGATCGGCGCGACCCAGGAGAACCTCGCGGCGGCGGGACTTGCCGACCGGGCCCAGGTGGTCCGCGCGGACGTGACAGCGGCGGGTGGCTCCTGGCGCGACGCCGGCCCGTTCGACCTCGTGCTCGCCGACCCGCCCTGGGGCGCGCTGCACGGCTCGCACGTCACGAACCCCGCCCTGCACTCCGACCTGCTCCGGGTGGCGCACGAGGTCAGCGCCCCGGGCGCCCACCTCGTCGTGCTCACGCACGAGATCAAGGTCATGGAGCGGTGCATCCGCGAGGCCGACGCGCACTGGCGGGTCCGCGCCGAGCTGCGCGTGTTCGCCAAGGGGCACCACCCGCGGATCTACGTCCTCGAGCACGTCTGA
- a CDS encoding TetR/AcrR family transcriptional regulator — MPKIIGGSLHEHREQTRRRLFAALSALMTDRGFDVITLADVAAAAGIGRTAVYNHFPDKESLLVGLITDETERYVETLERSLADVEDPTEQLSAYVRAQARLKRVYHLAPGPDLRALLSPATQQRVRAHVVLVERVLRRILTEGIASGAFPEQDVDTTVPLVNACLSSRRVPDGGPARDAAVEATVTFVLRAVGARVPVGV; from the coding sequence ATGCCCAAGATCATCGGCGGGTCGCTGCACGAGCACCGCGAGCAGACCCGGCGGCGACTCTTCGCGGCGCTGTCCGCGCTCATGACGGACCGCGGCTTCGACGTCATCACGCTCGCGGACGTCGCTGCGGCCGCGGGGATCGGCCGGACAGCCGTGTACAACCACTTCCCTGACAAGGAGTCGCTCCTCGTCGGGCTCATCACCGACGAGACCGAGCGGTACGTCGAGACGCTCGAGCGTTCGCTCGCGGACGTCGAGGACCCCACCGAGCAGCTCAGCGCGTACGTGCGCGCCCAGGCCAGGCTGAAGCGGGTCTACCACCTCGCCCCCGGGCCGGACCTGCGCGCGCTCCTGTCGCCCGCGACGCAGCAACGGGTGCGCGCGCACGTCGTCCTCGTCGAGCGGGTCCTGCGGCGCATCCTCACTGAGGGGATCGCGTCGGGCGCGTTCCCCGAGCAGGACGTCGACACCACCGTCCCGCTCGTGAACGCGTGCCTGTCGAGCCGCCGCGTGCCCGACGGCGGCCCCGCACGCGACGCGGCCGTCGAGGCCACCGTCACGTTCGTCCTGCGGGCCGTCGGCGCACGCGTCCCCGTCGGCGTCTGA
- a CDS encoding VOC family protein, which translates to MEPRLTLLTLGVRDVARSRRFYVDALGWPAVLVADDIVMVQVEPGLVLSLWDLEAMRAEVGTVGDPATASITLAHNVSDPAAVTRVLDEAVAAGGTLVQPGQVREWGGFSGYFADPDGYRWEVAHNPGLVVAPDGTVTLGPVG; encoded by the coding sequence GTGGAACCCCGGCTGACCCTGCTGACCCTGGGCGTGCGCGACGTCGCGCGCTCGCGACGGTTCTACGTCGATGCGCTCGGCTGGCCCGCTGTGCTCGTGGCCGACGACATCGTGATGGTCCAGGTCGAGCCCGGCCTGGTGCTCTCGCTGTGGGACCTGGAGGCCATGCGCGCGGAGGTCGGGACGGTCGGCGACCCCGCGACGGCGTCGATCACGCTCGCCCACAACGTGTCCGACCCCGCTGCGGTGACGCGGGTCCTCGACGAGGCCGTCGCAGCGGGCGGGACGCTCGTGCAGCCCGGGCAGGTCCGCGAGTGGGGCGGGTTCAGCGGCTACTTCGCGGACCCCGACGGGTACCGGTGGGAGGTCGCGCACAACCCGGGACTCGTCGTCGCACCCGACGGCACGGTCACGCTGGGACCTGTGGGCTAG
- a CDS encoding DUF5997 family protein produces MSAKKSTQSMKPATAAKKLGVYLPATPAEFQEQDHTTDEVDALQENPPEWLVELRQNGPHPRPVIATRLGVSIAGLARGGVTDALTTEQINDLRDERPNWLVREREIQEQVRKEEERVAARDAQRAAKPQR; encoded by the coding sequence ATGAGCGCCAAGAAGAGCACCCAGTCGATGAAGCCCGCCACGGCGGCCAAGAAGCTGGGTGTGTACCTGCCGGCGACCCCCGCGGAGTTCCAGGAGCAGGACCACACGACCGACGAGGTCGACGCCCTCCAGGAGAACCCGCCCGAGTGGCTTGTCGAGCTGCGCCAGAACGGGCCGCACCCGCGCCCGGTCATCGCGACCCGGCTCGGGGTGTCGATCGCCGGTCTCGCGCGCGGCGGCGTGACCGACGCGCTGACGACCGAGCAGATCAACGACCTGCGGGACGAACGGCCGAACTGGCTCGTGCGCGAGCGCGAGATCCAGGAGCAGGTCCGCAAGGAAGAGGAGCGGGTCGCCGCTCGCGACGCGCAGCGGGCTGCGAAGCCCCAGCGCTGA
- a CDS encoding LysR family substrate-binding domain-containing protein: MPEPVVPAPQVFRLAIVPGVTPGKWVGTWRERLPDVALELVHVTALDGGDILRSGAADAGLVRLPVDRAELSIIPLYTEVPVVVVPADHEITAFADVAVADLADEIVLHPLDDLLGWDRLPGKPAAERPATTGDAVELVAAGIGVLVVPQSLARLHHRRDVTYRPLTDGPGSQVALAWVEERTTDLVEELVGIVRGRTARSSRGRVPRPPEPEVAQGTAGAKGGAKGAAGSKAGGVKSGDRRKPTPRVPGDERARSPRGASGGRAKPAARRGKPGPRGSR; encoded by the coding sequence GTGCCAGAGCCCGTCGTCCCCGCCCCCCAGGTCTTCCGGCTCGCCATCGTTCCCGGGGTGACACCGGGCAAGTGGGTCGGGACGTGGCGCGAGCGCCTGCCCGACGTCGCCCTCGAGCTGGTCCACGTGACCGCGCTCGACGGCGGTGACATCCTGCGCTCCGGAGCCGCCGACGCGGGGCTCGTGCGGCTGCCGGTCGACCGCGCGGAGCTCTCCATCATCCCGCTATACACCGAGGTACCGGTCGTCGTCGTGCCGGCGGACCACGAGATCACGGCCTTCGCCGACGTCGCCGTCGCCGACCTGGCCGACGAGATCGTGCTGCACCCGCTCGACGACCTGCTCGGCTGGGACCGGCTGCCGGGGAAGCCCGCGGCCGAGCGGCCCGCCACGACCGGGGACGCCGTCGAGCTGGTCGCGGCCGGCATCGGCGTGCTCGTCGTCCCGCAGTCCCTCGCGCGGCTGCACCACCGCCGCGACGTGACGTACCGGCCGCTCACGGACGGTCCGGGGTCGCAGGTCGCCCTCGCGTGGGTCGAGGAGCGGACGACCGACCTCGTCGAGGAGCTCGTCGGCATCGTCCGGGGGCGGACGGCCCGCAGCTCACGCGGTCGGGTGCCGCGGCCGCCGGAGCCCGAGGTCGCCCAGGGGACCGCAGGCGCGAAGGGCGGTGCGAAGGGCGCCGCGGGTTCGAAGGCCGGCGGTGTCAAGAGCGGCGACCGGCGCAAGCCGACGCCGCGGGTCCCGGGCGACGAGCGTGCGCGCAGCCCGCGGGGGGCCTCCGGCGGTCGCGCGAAGCCGGCGGCCCGGCGCGGCAAGCCGGGTCCGCGCGGGTCGCGCTGA
- a CDS encoding DinB family protein, with protein MTSEPQDAPPEIEPDTKDWTWVLDQRCPECGFAAPDVEPTDIGATVRTLAPRWVGALSRSDARQRPEPSVWSVLEYGAHVRDVHLVFGRRLVAMLEHDDPLFENWDQDAAALADRYDLQSPAVVATELVDAADALADEFDGVTGEAWDRSGRRSNGSVFTVRTLGQYFLHDVIHHLHDVGA; from the coding sequence ATGACGTCGGAACCGCAGGACGCCCCGCCCGAGATCGAGCCGGACACCAAGGACTGGACGTGGGTCCTGGACCAGCGGTGCCCCGAGTGCGGGTTCGCCGCGCCTGACGTCGAGCCGACGGACATCGGCGCGACCGTCCGCACGCTCGCGCCGCGGTGGGTCGGCGCCCTGAGCCGCAGCGACGCCCGACAGCGGCCGGAGCCCTCGGTCTGGTCGGTGCTCGAGTACGGAGCGCACGTCCGGGACGTGCACCTCGTGTTCGGGCGGAGGCTCGTGGCCATGCTCGAGCACGACGACCCCCTGTTCGAGAACTGGGACCAGGACGCAGCAGCCCTGGCCGACCGCTACGACCTGCAGTCCCCGGCCGTCGTGGCGACCGAGCTCGTCGACGCCGCCGACGCGCTGGCCGACGAGTTCGACGGCGTGACGGGCGAGGCGTGGGACAGGTCCGGACGACGGTCCAACGGGTCGGTCTTCACCGTCCGCACGCTCGGCCAGTACTTCCTGCACGACGTGATCCACCACCTGCACGACGTGGGCGCCTGA
- a CDS encoding transglutaminase family protein, with translation MSEPTAVEPRTYALVHRTTYAYAQPVTSSYGRTALTPRELPDQTCHSSTLTVRPAPTDTDAHIDYFGNRSTYFAVETDHRKLVVTARSTITVTRRQADVADLPVVAWEDVARAARTGRAPASTEEWDGVVHDDVPDEPLAGSPDPDRPDRELDGIGLVALREATLASRHVALTAEVRDWAAPSFTARRPVAELLADLAHRIRTELTYRSGSTTVHTTQSELLAQRTGVCQDFAHLMIAALRVHGLPARYASGYLETMPPPGREKLRGADASHAWVSAWVPGAGWVEIDPTNDKFIDSRYVILGWGRDYSDVPPLRGVIFTEGPGAKPSVSVDLVPTSPPRAAREPSPSAGPESSPGNHASPDIEASPDNSEGPSK, from the coding sequence ATGAGCGAGCCCACCGCCGTCGAGCCGCGGACGTACGCCCTGGTGCACCGCACGACCTACGCGTACGCCCAGCCCGTCACGAGCTCCTACGGCCGCACGGCCCTGACCCCGCGCGAGCTGCCCGACCAGACGTGCCACAGCTCGACCCTCACGGTCCGCCCGGCACCCACCGACACCGACGCGCACATCGACTACTTCGGCAACCGATCGACGTACTTCGCCGTCGAGACCGATCATCGCAAGCTCGTCGTGACGGCGCGGTCGACCATCACCGTCACCCGCCGGCAGGCGGACGTCGCCGACCTTCCGGTCGTCGCGTGGGAGGACGTGGCCCGGGCCGCCCGCACCGGCCGCGCGCCCGCGTCGACGGAGGAGTGGGACGGCGTCGTGCACGACGACGTGCCCGACGAGCCCCTGGCCGGCTCGCCCGACCCCGACCGGCCCGATCGCGAGCTCGACGGCATCGGGCTGGTCGCGCTGCGCGAGGCCACGCTCGCGTCCCGCCACGTGGCGCTCACCGCCGAGGTCCGTGACTGGGCCGCGCCGTCGTTCACCGCGCGCCGCCCCGTCGCCGAGCTGCTCGCCGACCTTGCGCACCGCATCCGCACCGAGCTCACGTACCGCTCCGGGTCGACCACCGTCCACACCACCCAGTCGGAGCTGCTCGCGCAGCGCACCGGGGTCTGCCAGGACTTCGCGCACCTCATGATCGCTGCCCTGCGGGTGCACGGGCTGCCGGCCCGGTACGCGAGCGGCTACCTCGAGACGATGCCGCCGCCGGGTCGCGAGAAGCTGCGCGGCGCCGACGCCTCGCACGCCTGGGTGTCCGCGTGGGTGCCCGGCGCCGGGTGGGTCGAGATCGACCCGACGAACGACAAGTTCATCGACAGCCGGTACGTGATCCTCGGGTGGGGTCGCGACTACTCCGACGTGCCGCCGCTGCGGGGGGTCATCTTCACCGAGGGGCCGGGCGCGAAGCCGTCGGTCTCGGTGGACCTCGTGCCCACGTCGCCGCCGCGCGCCGCCCGCGAGCCTTCACCGTCAGCAGGGCCGGAATCCTCCCCGGGCAACCACGCCTCGCCCGACATCGAAGCCTCCCCGGACAACAGCGAGGGCCCCTCGAAGTAA